A region from the Caldicellulosiruptor naganoensis genome encodes:
- a CDS encoding HEAT repeat domain-containing protein has translation MKDVKKLIEEYRNAAILQKEASSDGDYRTANKQYSRLTKIYKILEKDKDLREKVLRELLKDENIYVSSWAAAHCLGLNIYVDEAVKLLEEIAKRKDIGILRLDAEMTLKVWREEGQLKFY, from the coding sequence ATGAAAGATGTTAAAAAATTGATTGAGGAATACAGAAACGCAGCAATATTGCAGAAGGAAGCCTCGAGTGACGGTGATTATAGGACAGCTAATAAACAATATTCGAGGTTAACAAAGATTTACAAAATATTAGAGAAAGATAAAGATTTAAGAGAGAAAGTTTTGAGAGAATTGCTAAAAGATGAGAACATATATGTAAGTAGTTGGGCAGCGGCACACTGTTTGGGGTTAAATATATATGTTGATGAAGCAGTGAAATTGCTTGAAGAGATTGCTAAAAGGAAAGATATTGGCATTTTGAGGCTTGATGCAGAGATGACATTGAAGGTATGGAGAGAGGAAGGGCAATTGAAGTTTTATTGA
- the scfA gene encoding six-cysteine ranthipeptide SCIFF: protein MKHIKVIAKNALSKTVVSGGCGECQASCQSACKTSCTVGNQVCRNKK, encoded by the coding sequence ATGAAGCATATTAAAGTTATTGCAAAGAATGCTCTTTCCAAAACAGTTGTAAGCGGTGGATGTGGTGAGTGCCAGGCATCTTGTCAGTCGGCTTGCAAAACATCTTGCACAGTTGGAAATCAAGTTTGCAGAAACAAAAAGTAA
- a CDS encoding CdaR family protein — MKKINLKKTKDDTFWLRVLSVFIAIILWFYVNSIINPIKKKELIVPIRYNISTLPKGLVMKEPDAREVRIVVSGTQDELSKIDEKNIQAVVDFSEVRQTGEIRLPININNPYHRINIESVYPKNVMVNIDNLVTIQKDVTVEIDGNPKKGYIINGYQEEPNVISIKGAESDIKEISKCVAQLNLSLNDRPFKTSVPVKILDSRGKDITSLFDLSQKSIDVYVDILKTKQVPLTVKFKGKLEPNKVLSKIVLKPSTVNVAGKEEDINSLNEIVVGAIDTKMLQNVSTFQFDFNIPKNIKALDNVKRVVITIYTDSIVQKSITVPVEVRGLSSQYLVNLNPDKVMLKVKYYQSNQNSIDFSSFKAYVDVSNLTQGDYNLPLVLEKPNNIEDVEVSSSYIKVTITEKSQTQ, encoded by the coding sequence TTGAAAAAGATTAATCTAAAAAAGACAAAAGATGATACTTTCTGGCTCAGGGTTTTGTCAGTATTTATTGCTATAATTTTGTGGTTTTATGTAAATAGCATCATAAATCCTATAAAGAAGAAAGAGTTGATAGTGCCGATACGCTACAATATTTCAACTTTGCCAAAAGGGCTTGTTATGAAAGAGCCTGATGCAAGAGAAGTAAGGATAGTTGTCAGCGGAACTCAAGATGAGCTGAGCAAAATTGATGAGAAAAACATCCAGGCAGTAGTAGATTTTTCTGAGGTCAGACAAACTGGTGAGATAAGACTTCCAATTAACATAAACAATCCTTATCACCGAATCAATATAGAAAGTGTGTATCCAAAAAATGTTATGGTAAATATCGATAATCTTGTAACAATCCAGAAAGATGTTACAGTTGAAATAGATGGGAATCCTAAAAAAGGGTATATTATAAATGGCTATCAGGAAGAACCAAATGTCATCAGTATAAAAGGTGCTGAGAGTGATATAAAAGAGATTTCGAAGTGTGTTGCTCAGCTGAACTTAAGCCTCAATGACAGACCGTTTAAGACTTCTGTTCCTGTTAAAATTTTAGACTCAAGAGGCAAGGATATAACATCACTTTTTGATTTGTCTCAAAAGAGCATAGATGTATATGTAGACATCTTAAAGACAAAACAAGTACCGCTTACTGTAAAGTTTAAAGGCAAACTTGAGCCAAACAAGGTTTTATCAAAGATTGTATTAAAGCCTTCAACAGTTAATGTTGCAGGGAAGGAAGAGGATATAAACTCTTTAAATGAGATTGTTGTTGGGGCAATTGACACAAAGATGCTACAAAATGTTTCTACATTCCAGTTTGATTTTAATATTCCAAAAAATATAAAAGCTTTGGATAATGTCAAGCGAGTTGTGATAACAATCTACACTGATTCAATTGTCCAAAAGTCAATTACCGTCCCGGTTGAGGTAAGGGGCTTAAGTAGCCAGTATTTAGTAAATCTAAATCCTGATAAGGTGATGCTTAAGGTAAAGTATTACCAGAGTAATCAAAATTCGATAGATTTTTCCTCATTTAAAGCATATGTTGATGTTTCGAATTTAACGCAAGGTGATTATAATTTGCCACTTGTGCTTGAAAAGCCAAACAATATTGAAGATGTAGAGGTGTCTTCCTCTTACATAAAAGTGACAATAACAGAAAAAAGCCAGACCCAGTAA
- the hprK gene encoding HPr(Ser) kinase/phosphatase, which translates to MFYTTVGKIIKELNLEPLTEVPNMEKRKIKDMNLNRPALQLMGFFEYFDEQRVQIIGISEMAYLKTMTKTQRRNAIEKLFQRDIPCVIITTNQEPYEEFIEFSKKYGVPLLRTTEVTTRFMTNLSTFLTHELAPRITRHGTLVNVYGEGVLMLGESGVGKSETALELVKRGHILVADDAVEIRKVSEKTLVGEAPEIIRHLIEIRGIGILDVKNLFGVGCVKDSERIDLVIQLENWKTDKEYERLGLHDQYIEILGIKVPTLVIPVRPGRNLAIIVEVAAMNNRQKKMGYNAAKALTERLQSQMNRNEDE; encoded by the coding sequence TTGTTCTACACAACAGTAGGAAAGATAATAAAAGAACTCAATTTAGAGCCGTTAACAGAAGTGCCAAATATGGAAAAAAGAAAGATAAAAGATATGAACCTAAACCGTCCGGCCTTGCAGCTTATGGGGTTTTTTGAATATTTTGATGAGCAGCGTGTTCAGATTATAGGTATTTCCGAGATGGCATATTTGAAGACAATGACAAAGACACAGAGAAGGAATGCAATTGAAAAACTTTTTCAAAGAGACATCCCGTGTGTGATAATTACAACAAACCAGGAACCTTATGAAGAGTTTATAGAGTTTTCTAAGAAATATGGGGTTCCACTTTTGAGAACAACTGAGGTCACAACCAGGTTTATGACAAACCTCAGCACGTTCTTGACACACGAACTTGCACCAAGAATAACCCGCCATGGTACGCTTGTAAATGTATATGGTGAAGGTGTTTTGATGCTTGGGGAAAGCGGTGTGGGAAAGAGTGAGACTGCATTAGAACTTGTAAAAAGAGGTCATATTTTGGTTGCAGACGATGCAGTTGAGATAAGAAAAGTTTCTGAAAAGACCCTTGTTGGCGAAGCTCCAGAGATTATCAGACACCTCATAGAAATAAGAGGTATTGGTATCTTGGATGTGAAAAACCTTTTTGGTGTGGGTTGTGTAAAGGATTCAGAGAGAATAGACCTTGTTATCCAACTTGAGAACTGGAAAACTGACAAAGAATATGAACGGCTTGGTCTTCATGACCAATACATAGAGATATTGGGGATAAAGGTGCCCACACTTGTGATACCAGTTCGGCCGGGAAGGAACTTGGCAATAATTGTTGAGGTTGCTGCAATGAACAACAGACAGAAAAAGATGGGGTATAACGCAGCAAAAGCTTTGACAGAGAGGCTTCAGAGCCAGATGAATAGGAACGAGGATGAATAA
- the amrS gene encoding AmmeMemoRadiSam system radical SAM enzyme gives MVEARYYEKLENKKVKCKLCPHGCVILPGNTGFCRARKNVDGKLYSLNYGYISSIAFDPIEKKPLYHFYPGSSILSIGTFGCSFRCLHCQNYEISQLTPNVFEVDTERLIELAKKDKDCIGIAFTYNEPTIWFEYVLDVAKKFKEEGFKTVLVTNGYLNKEPLLELLEVIDAANIDLKAFSDEFYKKVCSGDLESVKRFIEICSKKIHIEITTLIIPTLNDSEDEIENLAKWLSSIDDRIPLHLTRYFPRYKMNLPPTPKETLFKLREIAKRYLMYVYLGNI, from the coding sequence ATGGTCGAAGCAAGGTATTATGAGAAATTGGAAAATAAAAAGGTAAAGTGTAAGCTCTGTCCGCATGGGTGTGTGATTCTGCCTGGCAATACTGGTTTTTGCAGAGCAAGGAAAAATGTTGATGGCAAGCTCTACTCATTAAACTATGGATATATATCTTCAATTGCGTTCGACCCGATAGAAAAAAAGCCTCTTTATCACTTTTATCCGGGCTCAAGCATACTCTCAATAGGAACATTTGGATGTTCATTTAGATGCTTGCACTGCCAGAATTACGAGATTTCCCAGCTTACTCCAAATGTGTTTGAAGTTGATACAGAGCGTTTAATTGAGCTTGCAAAGAAAGATAAAGACTGTATCGGCATTGCATTTACTTACAATGAACCGACAATTTGGTTTGAATATGTTTTAGATGTTGCAAAGAAGTTTAAAGAAGAGGGGTTTAAGACAGTCCTTGTCACAAATGGGTATTTGAACAAAGAACCACTTTTGGAACTTCTTGAGGTCATTGATGCTGCAAATATCGATTTGAAGGCTTTTAGTGACGAGTTTTACAAGAAGGTGTGCAGTGGTGATTTGGAAAGTGTCAAGAGGTTTATTGAAATCTGTAGCAAAAAGATTCACATTGAGATAACAACACTTATAATTCCAACCCTAAACGACTCTGAAGATGAGATAGAAAACCTTGCAAAATGGCTTTCGTCAATTGACGATAGAATTCCTTTGCACCTTACAAGGTATTTCCCGAGATATAAGATGAATCTGCCGCCAACTCCAAAAGAAACTTTGTTTAAGCTAAGAGAAATTGCAAAGAGATATTTGATGTATGTATATTTAGGAAATATCTAA
- the fba gene encoding class II fructose-1,6-bisphosphate aldolase, which produces MPLVTTKEMFKKAAEGKYAIGAFNVNNMEIIQGIVEAAKEEQAPLILQVSAGARKYAKHIYLIKLVEAALEDSGDLPIALHLDHGEDFEICKACIDGGFTSVMIDGSRLPFEENIALTKKVVEYAHERGVVVEAELGKLAGIEDNVKVAEHEAVFTDPDQAAEFVERTGVDSLAVAIGTSHGAYKFKGEPRLDFERLQRIVEKLPKDFPIVLHGASSVLPEFVEMCNKYGGNIPGAKGVPEDMLRKAAELGVRKINIDTDLRLAMTAAIRKHLFEHPDHFDPRQYLKDGREAIKEMVKHKLRNVLGCSGKAPEILEEIKKNRG; this is translated from the coding sequence ATGCCACTTGTTACTACAAAAGAGATGTTCAAAAAGGCTGCTGAGGGAAAGTATGCAATCGGGGCGTTCAATGTCAACAACATGGAAATTATCCAGGGAATTGTTGAGGCAGCAAAGGAGGAACAAGCACCTCTGATTTTGCAGGTCTCAGCAGGGGCAAGAAAGTATGCAAAGCACATCTACCTTATCAAGCTTGTTGAAGCAGCTTTGGAGGATTCTGGTGATTTGCCAATTGCACTGCACCTTGACCATGGCGAGGACTTTGAGATTTGCAAGGCATGCATCGATGGTGGATTCACCTCTGTTATGATTGACGGCTCACGTCTTCCGTTTGAGGAGAACATTGCGCTTACCAAAAAGGTTGTTGAATATGCGCATGAGAGGGGAGTTGTTGTTGAGGCAGAGCTTGGAAAACTCGCTGGGATTGAAGACAATGTGAAAGTTGCGGAGCATGAAGCAGTTTTTACAGACCCTGACCAAGCAGCAGAGTTTGTTGAGAGAACAGGTGTTGACTCATTGGCAGTTGCAATTGGAACAAGCCATGGAGCATACAAGTTCAAGGGCGAACCGAGGCTTGACTTTGAAAGGCTTCAGAGAATAGTAGAAAAGCTTCCAAAGGATTTTCCAATTGTTCTTCATGGTGCATCGTCAGTTTTGCCAGAGTTTGTTGAGATGTGCAACAAGTACGGTGGTAACATCCCCGGTGCAAAAGGTGTGCCAGAAGATATGCTAAGAAAGGCTGCTGAGCTTGGTGTGAGAAAGATTAACATTGACACAGACTTAAGACTTGCAATGACAGCAGCGATAAGAAAACATCTCTTTGAGCATCCAGACCACTTTGACCCAAGGCAGTACCTCAAGGATGGCAGAGAGGCAATTAAAGAGATGGTCAAGCACAAGCTGAGAAATGTTTTGGGCTGCAGCGGAAAAGCTCCAGAGATATTGGAAGAGATTAAGAAGAACAGAGGGTAA
- a CDS encoding phosphatase — MFIEVETHCHTIASGHAYNTLEEMVTEAKNKGLKGICITDHGPEMPGSCSSLYFYNLVVVPRKIDGIMVFRGCEANIIDYEGAIDLPESALKRLDFVIASLHDVCIPPGTVLDHTRALIGAIKNPNILCIGHPGNPLYEIDKEAVVKAAKEYNKAIEINNASFYVREKSKENCIEILKLCKKYGVYIAMGSDAHFKTDIARCDITQKLIEEYEFPHELIVNKSLENFLEFLRLHGKNIE, encoded by the coding sequence ATGTTTATAGAAGTAGAAACGCACTGCCATACAATTGCAAGTGGTCACGCCTACAATACTTTAGAAGAAATGGTTACTGAAGCCAAAAATAAAGGTTTAAAAGGCATTTGTATTACTGACCACGGCCCTGAGATGCCAGGGTCGTGCAGTAGTTTATATTTTTACAATTTAGTTGTTGTTCCAAGAAAAATTGATGGTATAATGGTATTTAGAGGATGTGAAGCAAATATTATTGACTATGAAGGGGCAATTGACCTTCCAGAAAGCGCCCTAAAAAGGCTTGACTTTGTTATAGCAAGCCTGCACGATGTTTGTATCCCACCCGGGACAGTTTTGGACCATACCAGGGCGTTGATAGGTGCCATTAAAAATCCAAATATACTCTGTATTGGGCATCCAGGAAATCCCTTGTATGAGATTGACAAAGAAGCAGTTGTCAAGGCTGCAAAGGAGTACAATAAGGCTATTGAAATAAATAATGCGTCATTTTATGTAAGAGAAAAGAGCAAGGAAAACTGTATAGAGATTTTAAAGCTTTGCAAAAAGTATGGTGTTTACATTGCAATGGGCTCAGATGCACATTTTAAGACAGATATTGCAAGGTGTGATATCACCCAAAAGTTAATTGAGGAGTATGAATTTCCACATGAGCTCATAGTCAACAAAAGCCTTGAGAACTTTTTGGAGTTCTTAAGGCTTCATGGGAAGAATATTGAGTAA
- the amrA gene encoding AmmeMemoRadiSam system protein A: MVGYLLPHPPVLIPEIGRGEEKKCQATLDALEKIADEIAEYKPEVIVIISPHAPVFTDAFFLNDKPEIGGSLARWGVYGIEFRFKNNLEIVQDIAKMCSQEGLTVGFVSDKIQKRYGVSRDLDHGALVPLYFITKKYKDFELIHTSYCMLDDIKLYKYGMILRRAIEKQGKRGLIVASGDLSHKLSYDGPYGFAKEGPDFDRLLVELLQSSNPHALYDIDPELSEKAAECGFRSIKVLLGSFESYSIESKVYSYEGPFGVGYCVAAFYQKGEASSSLLEEIVRKREERLKKIRENEDEYIRLARESLEYYVKHRRYLDHIPDYVTERMLRERAGVFVSIKKDGNLRGCIGTIFPTQENIAKEIIRNAVAAGFHDPRFEEVTEDELDSLVYDVDILSPPEKVNSKDQLDPKKYGVIVRKGTRQGLLLPDLEGVDTVEEQLKIACRKAGIDYESEDFEIERFTVERHK, from the coding sequence ATGGTAGGGTATTTGTTACCACATCCACCCGTCTTGATTCCCGAAATTGGGAGAGGCGAGGAGAAAAAGTGCCAAGCAACTTTGGATGCTTTGGAAAAAATAGCAGATGAGATAGCTGAATATAAGCCTGAGGTCATAGTCATAATATCACCCCATGCACCTGTGTTTACGGATGCTTTTTTCTTGAACGACAAGCCAGAAATTGGTGGAAGCCTTGCAAGATGGGGTGTATATGGAATTGAATTTAGGTTTAAAAATAACCTTGAGATAGTTCAAGACATAGCAAAGATGTGCAGCCAGGAAGGGTTGACGGTTGGGTTTGTGTCAGACAAAATTCAAAAAAGATATGGCGTTTCGCGAGATCTTGACCATGGCGCATTAGTTCCGCTTTATTTTATCACCAAAAAGTATAAAGACTTTGAGCTTATACACACTTCTTACTGTATGCTTGATGATATAAAGCTTTATAAATATGGAATGATACTCAGAAGAGCAATCGAAAAACAAGGGAAAAGAGGCTTGATTGTAGCTTCAGGTGACCTTTCGCACAAACTCTCTTACGATGGACCTTACGGGTTTGCAAAGGAAGGACCCGATTTTGATAGACTCTTGGTTGAGCTTTTACAAAGTAGCAACCCACATGCACTTTATGACATAGACCCTGAGCTTTCAGAGAAGGCGGCAGAATGCGGTTTTAGGTCCATAAAGGTTTTGCTTGGATCATTTGAGAGCTATAGTATAGAATCAAAGGTTTATTCATATGAAGGACCTTTTGGCGTTGGATACTGTGTTGCTGCTTTTTACCAGAAAGGGGAAGCAAGTTCTTCTTTGCTTGAGGAGATAGTTCGAAAAAGGGAAGAGAGACTAAAAAAGATAAGAGAGAATGAAGATGAGTATATAAGACTTGCAAGAGAAAGCTTAGAATACTATGTAAAACACCGCAGGTACTTAGACCATATACCAGATTATGTCACAGAACGGATGCTAAGAGAAAGAGCAGGAGTTTTTGTGTCAATTAAAAAGGATGGAAATTTGAGAGGCTGTATAGGTACAATTTTCCCCACACAGGAGAACATCGCAAAAGAGATAATTAGAAACGCTGTTGCAGCAGGGTTTCACGACCCGAGGTTTGAAGAGGTAACAGAAGATGAGCTTGACAGTCTTGTGTATGATGTTGATATTCTAAGCCCACCTGAGAAGGTAAACTCGAAAGACCAACTTGATCCTAAAAAATATGGGGTTATTGTGAGAAAAGGAACAAGGCAAGGGCTTTTGCTTCCTGATTTAGAAGGTGTTGACACAGTTGAAGAGCAGCTTAAGATAGCCTGCAGAAAAGCAGGAATTGACTATGAAAGTGAAGATTTTGAGATAGAAAGGTTTACAGTTGAAAGACACAAGTAA
- a CDS encoding bifunctional phosphoglucose/phosphomannose isomerase has protein sequence MLDNLEMIAQNDPSGMFQAVYNLPEQIQKAYEIGKNISVDIKAEDIDKVVITGLGGSAIGGNLLRVFVLDQCKIPVIVNRDYVLPAYVDSKTLVIASSYSGNTEETLSAYQDAKAKGAKIIAITTGGKLKEMAEKDGYYVITIPGGLQPRAALGYSFIPLLMLFVKIGLIPPVDDQIEETIRVLSDLRERYKPEVPEEKNLAKRLTLKLWNKLPIIYGISGTTEVIAERWKGQICENSKSPAYFNVFSELNHNEIVGTESPKHILGLFEIVMLHDTEDHKRNAIRMDITKDLIKGVVSGVNDIYSIGNSRLARMFSLIYLGDYVSLYLATLYQNDPTPVKKIDILKSKLAEIKD, from the coding sequence ATGCTTGATAACTTAGAGATGATTGCACAAAACGACCCAAGCGGTATGTTTCAGGCGGTTTATAATCTTCCTGAACAGATTCAAAAGGCTTATGAGATAGGGAAAAATATCAGCGTGGATATCAAGGCAGAAGATATAGATAAAGTTGTAATCACTGGACTTGGTGGTTCTGCAATAGGTGGAAACCTTTTGAGAGTGTTTGTCTTAGACCAGTGCAAAATACCTGTGATTGTGAACAGAGACTATGTGCTTCCTGCTTATGTTGATTCAAAAACTCTTGTGATTGCATCAAGCTATTCAGGGAATACAGAAGAGACTCTCTCTGCTTACCAGGATGCAAAGGCAAAGGGTGCAAAGATAATTGCTATCACAACAGGCGGAAAGCTAAAAGAGATGGCTGAGAAGGACGGATATTATGTAATCACCATTCCTGGTGGGCTTCAACCGCGAGCAGCACTTGGATATTCATTTATCCCGCTTTTGATGCTTTTTGTAAAGATTGGGCTTATTCCTCCTGTTGATGACCAGATTGAAGAGACAATAAGGGTTCTGAGTGACCTCAGAGAAAGGTACAAACCAGAGGTACCAGAAGAAAAGAATTTGGCAAAAAGGCTTACACTAAAACTCTGGAATAAACTACCAATTATATATGGAATTAGTGGTACAACAGAGGTCATTGCAGAAAGATGGAAGGGACAAATCTGTGAGAACTCGAAATCTCCTGCATATTTCAATGTATTTTCGGAACTAAATCACAACGAGATAGTAGGAACAGAGTCGCCAAAGCACATCTTAGGGCTTTTTGAGATTGTAATGCTTCACGACACTGAAGATCACAAGAGAAATGCAATCAGAATGGACATTACAAAGGATTTAATAAAAGGTGTTGTATCTGGTGTAAACGACATATATTCAATAGGAAATTCAAGGCTTGCAAGGATGTTTTCATTGATTTATCTTGGTGACTATGTATCACTTTATCTTGCAACACTTTATCAAAACGATCCAACACCTGTCAAAAAGATTGATATATTAAAGAGCAAGCTTGCAGAGATAAAGGACTAA
- the uvrC gene encoding excinuclease ABC subunit UvrC — MLTIQEKLANLPTAPGVYIMKDENGKVIYVGKAVNLRNRVRQYFQNSDLPPKTRLMVKKIKDFDYIVTDTEVEALILECNLIKEYRPKYNVLLRDDKNYQYIKITNEMFPRLVTTRKVEKDGAKYFGPYVKGYSVKQTIELLKSLFMLRTCKKKFPEQLGKGRPCLNFYIERCLGVCKGDVSEQEYQELVEKAIKVLNGKGDEIVEELKKKMFEYADNLMFEKAQEIKNKIASLEQIITKQKVIYADDRSEDVINYAEDSSNICIVVLIIRNGKLINKEEFVLKNDQEMFERFLEQYYSDVVSVPKEIVLPHEVGNGENIEKMIEKLYGFKAKIVVPKEGDKKQLLEMAKKNAEISLVNKQKIENYYSEALLRLKEILQLENDIEKIESYDISNLAGADNVGTLVVFEDGKFNKEYYRKFKIKSFEGQDDIRSVKEILTRRFTNLEKHGQLPDLILIDGGQNQVNAAIEVLKSLGLNIPVAGMVKDDRHRTRDLIYNGQELNIQRDSLVFKLISTIQEETHRFAVKYHRELRKKHLYESILDEIEGIGEKRKLKLFRVFGSIDNLRKASIEEIVKAADIPYEVALKIKEKIGI, encoded by the coding sequence ATGCTGACAATCCAGGAAAAACTTGCAAACCTTCCGACAGCTCCAGGCGTTTATATAATGAAAGATGAAAATGGAAAGGTTATATATGTTGGCAAGGCAGTAAATTTGCGAAACAGGGTAAGGCAGTATTTCCAAAACTCTGACCTCCCACCCAAAACAAGGCTTATGGTAAAAAAAATTAAAGACTTTGACTATATTGTCACAGACACAGAGGTTGAAGCTTTAATTTTAGAGTGCAATCTCATAAAAGAGTACAGACCAAAGTACAATGTGCTTTTACGGGATGACAAGAACTATCAGTATATTAAGATCACAAACGAGATGTTTCCAAGACTTGTAACAACAAGAAAGGTTGAAAAGGACGGCGCAAAGTATTTTGGACCTTACGTAAAGGGATATTCTGTTAAGCAGACAATTGAGCTTTTAAAGAGCCTTTTTATGCTAAGAACCTGCAAAAAGAAATTTCCAGAACAGCTTGGCAAGGGAAGACCTTGCTTGAATTTTTATATAGAAAGATGTCTTGGTGTTTGCAAAGGGGATGTTTCTGAACAAGAGTATCAAGAGCTTGTTGAAAAGGCGATAAAAGTTCTAAATGGCAAAGGTGATGAGATAGTCGAAGAGCTGAAAAAGAAGATGTTTGAGTATGCAGACAATCTCATGTTTGAAAAGGCTCAGGAGATAAAAAACAAAATTGCAAGCCTTGAGCAGATTATTACAAAACAGAAGGTTATTTATGCTGATGATAGAAGCGAGGATGTAATAAACTATGCAGAGGATTCTTCCAACATTTGCATAGTTGTTTTGATAATCAGAAATGGAAAGCTAATCAACAAAGAGGAATTTGTTTTAAAAAATGATCAAGAGATGTTTGAAAGATTTTTAGAACAGTACTATTCAGATGTTGTGTCTGTACCGAAAGAGATTGTCCTTCCACACGAGGTTGGAAATGGCGAGAATATAGAAAAGATGATTGAAAAGCTATACGGTTTTAAAGCAAAGATTGTTGTTCCAAAAGAAGGTGATAAGAAACAGCTTCTTGAGATGGCTAAGAAGAACGCCGAAATTTCGCTTGTCAATAAACAAAAAATAGAAAACTATTACAGTGAAGCTCTTTTGCGCTTAAAAGAAATCTTGCAGCTCGAAAATGATATAGAAAAGATAGAAAGCTATGACATCTCTAATCTTGCAGGGGCTGACAATGTTGGAACACTTGTTGTATTTGAGGACGGTAAATTTAACAAAGAGTATTACAGAAAGTTCAAAATAAAGAGCTTTGAAGGGCAGGATGATATAAGAAGTGTAAAAGAGATTCTCACACGCCGATTTACAAACCTTGAGAAGCATGGCCAGCTGCCAGACCTCATATTAATAGATGGTGGGCAAAACCAGGTAAATGCTGCAATTGAGGTTTTAAAGTCTTTGGGCTTGAATATTCCAGTTGCTGGTATGGTCAAGGATGACAGACACAGAACAAGGGATTTGATTTATAATGGTCAAGAGCTTAATATCCAAAGAGACAGCCTTGTTTTCAAACTGATTTCTACAATCCAAGAAGAGACTCACAGGTTTGCAGTTAAATATCATAGAGAACTGAGAAAAAAACACCTTTATGAATCTATACTTGATGAGATAGAGGGAATTGGCGAAAAGAGAAAATTAAAACTTTTTAGAGTATTTGGTTCTATAGATAACCTCAGAAAAGCAAGCATAGAAGAGATTGTAAAAGCTGCTGATATTCCATATGAGGTTGCGTTAAAAATAAAAGAGAAGATAGGTATTTAA
- the cdaA gene encoding diadenylate cyclase CdaA has protein sequence MLKDLSFYIQEFLRNISLIRITLFDIIDIAIVSFVIYKIIVWIKDTRAYQLIKGIVILIIITQVSKWLNLNVINWLLTNTLSYGVLALLIVFQPELRRALEEIGRSKIWGKFFWVGPDQETLLKWQNSVEEIIKAVMYLSKNKIGALIVIEGQTKIGDIINTGIIIDSEISSQLLINIFIPNTPLHDGAVIIRDGKIKAAACFLPLSENRYISKELGTRHRAALGISENSDATAIVVSEETGIISVAYNGGLTRNLGPEALRKILLRPLKLEKEKNGINIFRWRR, from the coding sequence TTGTTGAAAGACCTTTCTTTTTACATTCAGGAATTTTTAAGAAATATATCCCTTATCAGGATAACGCTGTTTGATATTATTGACATTGCAATTGTGTCATTTGTGATATACAAAATAATTGTGTGGATAAAGGACACAAGAGCGTATCAGCTCATAAAAGGAATTGTGATTTTGATAATTATAACTCAGGTTAGCAAATGGCTGAACCTGAATGTTATAAACTGGCTTTTGACGAATACGCTCTCATACGGTGTTTTGGCGCTTTTGATAGTCTTCCAACCAGAGCTAAGACGTGCTTTGGAGGAGATTGGAAGGAGCAAAATTTGGGGAAAGTTTTTTTGGGTTGGACCAGACCAGGAGACACTTTTAAAGTGGCAAAATAGTGTTGAGGAGATTATAAAAGCTGTGATGTATCTTTCAAAAAATAAAATTGGTGCGCTGATTGTAATTGAGGGGCAGACAAAAATAGGTGATATAATTAACACAGGTATTATAATCGATTCTGAGATATCGTCCCAGCTTCTTATTAATATTTTCATTCCGAACACACCATTGCACGACGGAGCAGTAATTATAAGAGATGGGAAGATAAAAGCTGCTGCGTGTTTTTTGCCTCTTTCAGAGAACAGGTACATAAGCAAAGAACTTGGTACACGCCACAGGGCAGCACTTGGCATTTCAGAAAACTCTGATGCGACTGCAATAGTCGTATCAGAAGAAACAGGAATTATATCTGTTGCGTACAACGGAGGACTTACACGAAACTTGGGACCTGAAGCTTTGAGAAAGATACTTCTCAGACCTTTAAAACTTGAGAAAGAGAAAAACGGTATTAACATATTTAGATGGAGGCGTTAA